In a genomic window of Aggregatimonas sangjinii:
- a CDS encoding pyridoxal phosphate-dependent decarboxylase family protein, with protein sequence MKAKKTNNLKLQRMKSTNNPANGLLASQKDSNPDNRANSIQTKMYADVQDSSLFQAAQHLGHEYLENIFDRNVFPSEKALFDLKEFDEVMPTASSDANTILNLLSTYGAPATVATLGGRYFGFVSGGAVPAGLAVKSLATFWDQAPAMHVLSPIGSKLESVVETWLRDLFRLPEKTVAGFVSGTSSANFCGLAAARFRLLSNLGWNINEKGLHSAPKLRIVTGAHAHSTVLKAISLLGFGTENIEWVAVDDQGRILSEALPELDAKTIVILQAGNVNSGSFDNFNDICKKANRANAWVHIDGAFGLWAAAVDKLNHLTKGIALADSWAVDGHKTLNTPYDSGIVLCADEEAIRSALHMAGSYIVSSDQRDGMFYTPEMSRRARVIELWATLKYLGKEGIDEMIYEMHQRAVQFAEELSKIDGFTILNDVVFNQVLVQCDTDALTLKTMQYVQRLRDCWAGGSVWNNRKVIRVSVCSWATTAEDIRRSVKSFQKALLLAQK encoded by the coding sequence ATGAAAGCCAAGAAGACCAACAACCTTAAATTACAGCGCATGAAATCAACTAACAATCCCGCGAACGGCCTGCTTGCCAGTCAGAAAGATTCGAATCCCGATAATCGAGCAAATTCGATTCAGACTAAAATGTATGCCGATGTGCAGGACAGCAGTCTTTTTCAAGCGGCGCAACATTTAGGGCATGAATACTTGGAAAACATTTTTGATCGGAACGTTTTCCCTTCTGAAAAAGCGTTGTTCGATTTAAAGGAATTCGATGAAGTGATGCCCACAGCATCCAGCGACGCCAATACGATACTAAACCTTTTGAGCACGTATGGTGCACCGGCGACGGTGGCAACCTTAGGTGGTCGGTATTTCGGATTTGTTTCCGGTGGGGCCGTGCCAGCAGGCTTGGCGGTAAAAAGCCTGGCTACCTTTTGGGACCAAGCTCCGGCCATGCATGTGCTCTCACCCATTGGCTCCAAATTGGAATCAGTAGTGGAGACTTGGTTGAGAGACCTCTTTCGTCTTCCCGAAAAAACGGTTGCAGGTTTTGTAAGTGGAACATCAAGCGCCAATTTCTGTGGTTTGGCGGCAGCACGCTTCCGGTTGCTTTCAAATCTGGGCTGGAATATAAATGAAAAGGGCCTTCATAGTGCGCCGAAGCTCCGAATCGTAACCGGGGCGCATGCGCATTCAACTGTATTGAAGGCCATCTCGTTGTTGGGCTTCGGAACCGAGAATATAGAATGGGTAGCTGTCGACGATCAAGGCAGGATTCTGTCGGAGGCCCTTCCCGAATTAGACGCTAAAACCATTGTAATTCTTCAGGCAGGCAATGTCAATAGCGGATCATTCGATAATTTTAACGACATCTGTAAAAAAGCAAACCGGGCCAATGCTTGGGTTCATATAGATGGTGCCTTTGGCTTATGGGCTGCAGCTGTAGACAAACTGAACCACCTAACCAAAGGGATTGCACTAGCCGATTCTTGGGCTGTAGATGGTCATAAAACACTGAACACCCCGTACGACAGCGGTATTGTATTATGCGCCGACGAAGAGGCCATTCGGTCGGCATTGCATATGGCCGGGAGCTATATTGTGTCAAGCGATCAACGGGATGGTATGTTCTACACGCCTGAAATGTCAAGAAGAGCACGGGTAATCGAACTTTGGGCCACCCTGAAATACCTAGGGAAAGAAGGTATCGATGAAATGATTTACGAAATGCATCAAAGAGCGGTGCAGTTCGCTGAGGAACTTTCGAAAATCGATGGCTTTACCATTTTAAATGATGTCGTTTTCAATCAAGTATTAGTGCAATGTGATACAGATGCGTTGACTTTAAAAACCATGCAATATGTACAACGACTAAGGGATTGTTGGGCGGGGGGTTCAGTATGGAACAACAGAAAGGTAATCCGGGTCAGTGTTTGCTCTTGGGCGACCACCGCCGAGGATATCCGTCGCTCCGTAAAATCATTTCAGAAGGCACTGCTATTGGCACAAAAGTGA
- a CDS encoding fasciclin domain-containing protein, whose product MKKYLKSIFLMVATGTLMISCDSDDNDPQVPTSDENIVEVAVGSQDLTTLVAALQRADLVGALEADGNFTVLAPSNAAFEAFLAANDDFDSLEDIPVEILQQVLLNHVIPGSNAALSSSDLAVAGSGYASTLADGPSAGSKITTYFNTSSGVRFNGVSSVTTADIGASNGIVHIVDAVIPLPTVVTFATADPNFSTLVSALTELTPETDFVSLLSTPNGETSTPFTVFAPVDTAFDKLDAIPEEELLTSILAHHVITGSNVRAEDINDGDISSATFEGDNLTFSVTGNGAISITDGSGQTDINVILGNVQAANGVIHALDTVMIPNTEEEVEEED is encoded by the coding sequence ATGAAAAAGTATCTAAAATCAATCTTCCTCATGGTCGCAACGGGCACTCTGATGATTTCGTGTGACAGCGATGACAATGACCCGCAAGTTCCAACAAGCGATGAGAATATCGTAGAAGTTGCTGTGGGCAGCCAAGATTTAACCACTTTGGTCGCTGCGCTGCAACGGGCCGATTTGGTCGGCGCTTTGGAAGCCGATGGTAATTTTACCGTACTGGCACCGAGTAACGCTGCATTTGAAGCCTTTTTGGCAGCCAACGACGATTTTGATAGTCTTGAGGATATTCCGGTCGAGATATTACAACAAGTACTTCTGAACCATGTCATTCCCGGTAGCAATGCCGCCTTGAGTTCCTCGGACTTGGCCGTGGCAGGTTCCGGATATGCGAGCACTCTTGCCGATGGCCCATCGGCCGGCAGTAAAATCACCACCTATTTCAATACGAGCAGTGGGGTGCGGTTTAACGGAGTTTCTTCGGTAACCACTGCAGATATAGGCGCATCGAACGGAATCGTGCATATCGTAGATGCCGTAATCCCCTTACCTACCGTGGTAACCTTTGCCACGGCCGACCCTAACTTTTCTACATTGGTAAGCGCCCTTACAGAATTGACCCCAGAGACCGATTTCGTAAGCCTCTTGAGTACTCCGAACGGCGAAACCTCCACACCATTTACGGTTTTTGCACCGGTAGATACGGCTTTCGATAAATTAGATGCCATTCCCGAGGAAGAACTATTGACGTCGATTCTTGCGCATCATGTCATTACCGGCTCGAATGTACGGGCAGAAGACATCAATGATGGCGATATTTCCTCGGCAACTTTCGAGGGGGATAATCTTACGTTTAGTGTTACAGGAAATGGAGCAATAAGTATTACCGATGGTTCCGGTCAAACGGATATCAATGTCATCCTTGGCAACGTACAAGCTGCCAATGGCGTGATTCACGCTTTGGATACCGTTATGATTCCGAATACGGAAGAGGAAGTAGAGGAAGAGGACTAA
- a CDS encoding fasciclin domain-containing protein — MKKFLRLKSMLLLATLTLFAFSCDKNDDGPTARDGKNIVETAQDTDALNSLVGALTQADAGLVGALSDEAASYTVFAPTNEAFTALLGALDGFDSLEDFDTDEEKALLATILKYHVIAGTVAKSTDLSDGQMIATFQEEDVTIGIDGTTVTVKDKQGDDVEAAKVVIADVEATNGVVHVIDKVLLPQAAIDAINGEPMDMGQNLVEIVVATEALSQLEAAVIKAELAETLSSEGPFTVFAPTDDAFVALLGVLGDDYNSLDDFDTEEEIALLKDILLYHVITAEVKAADLAEGNVETAFAGNSIDIIAADGTFVIGDASDTNANITATDIMANNGVAHTIDKVLLPQSAIDFVTSLSAKTIVDLAIETDDLSLLVGALQQADAGLVETLSGDGPFTVFAPTNAAFVALLDELGDDYNSLSDFDTDEEKSLLVNILTYHVVQGTAAFSTDLSNGQQIMTVQGEDVGINIKDGTVHIVDATGINASVTTADVAASNGVVHIIDKVILPQEVLDILNPPTPNIVGLAQSVPDLSLLVDALIQADAGLVDVLSGDGPFTVFAPTNAAFADLLDTLGDNYNSLADFDTDEEKALLATILTYHVAAGAVASGDLTDHQAIATVQGENVFALLGNGVRIRDRSTVDANVTLADQMASNGIVHVIDKVLLPQAAIDALGLPGRH, encoded by the coding sequence ATGAAAAAATTTCTCCGATTAAAAAGTATGCTCTTATTGGCTACTTTAACACTTTTCGCTTTTTCTTGCGATAAGAACGATGATGGCCCCACAGCTCGGGATGGAAAAAATATTGTAGAAACGGCTCAAGATACCGATGCACTGAATTCCTTGGTCGGTGCTTTAACGCAGGCCGATGCAGGTCTAGTTGGAGCCCTAAGCGATGAGGCCGCCTCTTACACCGTTTTTGCACCTACAAATGAAGCTTTCACTGCACTATTGGGCGCTTTGGACGGTTTTGATTCCTTAGAGGATTTCGATACCGATGAGGAGAAAGCACTTTTGGCAACAATTTTAAAATATCACGTAATTGCCGGGACGGTTGCCAAATCGACCGATTTGAGCGATGGGCAGATGATTGCAACCTTTCAAGAGGAGGATGTAACTATCGGTATCGATGGTACTACAGTCACCGTTAAGGACAAACAAGGAGATGATGTGGAAGCTGCTAAAGTTGTCATTGCCGACGTTGAAGCCACCAATGGTGTGGTTCACGTAATCGACAAGGTCTTATTACCACAAGCTGCTATTGATGCTATTAATGGCGAGCCTATGGATATGGGCCAAAATCTGGTTGAAATTGTCGTAGCTACCGAAGCCCTTTCACAATTGGAAGCTGCAGTGATAAAGGCAGAATTGGCAGAAACATTGTCAAGTGAAGGTCCCTTTACGGTTTTCGCCCCCACCGACGATGCGTTCGTTGCGCTATTGGGTGTTCTTGGGGACGACTACAACAGCTTGGATGATTTTGATACGGAAGAAGAAATCGCTTTGTTAAAAGACATTCTTTTGTACCACGTAATTACTGCGGAGGTAAAGGCAGCTGATTTGGCTGAAGGAAATGTTGAAACCGCTTTTGCTGGCAATTCCATTGATATCATCGCAGCCGACGGTACGTTCGTAATTGGGGATGCGTCGGATACTAATGCAAATATTACAGCTACCGATATTATGGCTAATAACGGAGTGGCACATACCATCGACAAAGTGTTATTACCGCAATCGGCCATCGATTTCGTAACCTCTTTGAGTGCAAAAACCATTGTGGATCTTGCCATCGAAACTGATGACTTAAGCCTTCTTGTAGGTGCTTTGCAACAAGCTGACGCAGGTTTAGTGGAAACCCTTTCCGGTGATGGACCGTTTACCGTTTTTGCTCCGACCAACGCGGCCTTTGTAGCCTTGCTAGACGAATTGGGAGACGACTACAATAGTCTTTCCGATTTTGATACCGATGAGGAAAAGTCGCTCTTGGTAAACATATTGACCTACCACGTAGTACAAGGTACCGCCGCTTTTTCAACCGACTTGAGCAACGGGCAACAGATTATGACAGTTCAAGGTGAAGATGTAGGTATAAACATAAAGGATGGTACCGTACACATCGTTGACGCGACAGGTATCAATGCCAGTGTAACTACTGCCGACGTTGCCGCAAGCAACGGAGTCGTGCATATTATCGACAAGGTAATCTTGCCACAAGAAGTATTGGATATTTTAAATCCTCCTACACCCAATATCGTGGGCTTGGCACAATCGGTTCCAGACCTGAGCTTGTTGGTAGACGCACTTATTCAAGCTGATGCAGGATTGGTAGATGTGTTGAGCGGTGATGGACCATTTACGGTTTTCGCGCCGACAAATGCCGCTTTCGCAGACTTGCTAGATACTTTAGGAGATAATTACAACAGTCTTGCCGATTTTGATACGGATGAAGAAAAAGCCTTATTGGCTACTATATTGACCTATCATGTAGCAGCTGGTGCTGTGGCATCAGGTGACTTGACCGATCATCAAGCCATAGCCACCGTACAAGGCGAAAATGTATTCGCGCTCCTGGGGAATGGCGTTAGAATACGCGATAGAAGTACTGTAGACGCAAATGTAACCTTAGCTGATCAAATGGCAAGCAACGGTATTGTTCACGTCATTGACAAAGTGTTATTGCCACAGGCCGCCATCGATGCGCTTGGCCTACCGGGCAGACACTAA
- the mnmA gene encoding tRNA 2-thiouridine(34) synthase MnmA → MKKVVVGLSGGVDSSVAAYLLKEQGYEVIGLFMKNWHDDSVTISEECPWLEDSNDALIVAEKLGIPFQTVDLSVEYKERIVDYMFSEYEKGRTPNPDVLCNREIKFDVFLKIAMQLGADFVATGHYCRKGSIHHPDGSEMFRLLGGADKNKDQSYFLCQLSQEQLSKTLFPIGELEKPEVRRIAAENGLVTADKKDSQGLCFIGKVRLPEFLQQKLQPKKGVIVEIPADVPQLQKELPTFADKKTELAYHAEKPVYDLKDGKVVGEHQGAHYFTKGQRKGLDVGGTKEPLFVIETNVADNIIYTGQGKSHPGLYRRALFVTNEELHWVRPDLSLKVDETMPVKARIRYRQTLEPATLHKVDSGLYVDFEQMQSAIMEGQFVAWYIDDELIGSGVIS, encoded by the coding sequence ATGAAAAAAGTAGTCGTAGGACTTTCAGGAGGAGTAGATTCAAGCGTCGCGGCCTATCTTTTAAAAGAGCAGGGGTACGAGGTTATCGGACTGTTTATGAAGAATTGGCACGACGATTCCGTGACGATCTCAGAGGAGTGTCCGTGGCTAGAGGATAGTAACGACGCACTGATCGTGGCCGAAAAGTTGGGTATTCCTTTTCAAACCGTTGATTTGAGTGTTGAATATAAAGAACGGATCGTCGACTATATGTTCAGCGAATATGAAAAAGGGCGTACACCCAATCCAGATGTATTGTGCAATCGAGAGATTAAGTTCGATGTCTTCCTTAAGATCGCTATGCAATTGGGGGCGGACTTTGTAGCAACGGGGCATTACTGCAGAAAGGGAAGTATTCACCATCCCGACGGTAGCGAAATGTTTCGCTTGTTAGGCGGAGCGGACAAAAATAAGGACCAATCCTATTTTTTGTGCCAACTGTCGCAGGAGCAGTTGTCCAAAACGCTCTTTCCTATCGGGGAACTGGAAAAACCGGAGGTGCGACGAATCGCAGCCGAGAATGGCCTTGTCACCGCCGATAAAAAAGACTCACAAGGGCTCTGTTTTATCGGTAAAGTGCGTTTGCCGGAATTTTTACAACAGAAATTACAACCTAAAAAGGGCGTAATCGTTGAAATTCCGGCTGATGTACCCCAGTTGCAAAAAGAGCTTCCCACTTTTGCCGACAAAAAAACCGAACTCGCATATCATGCCGAAAAACCGGTATATGATTTAAAGGACGGGAAGGTGGTAGGGGAACACCAGGGTGCACATTACTTTACCAAAGGACAACGTAAAGGTCTTGATGTAGGTGGAACTAAAGAGCCGCTGTTCGTTATCGAAACAAATGTAGCCGATAACATTATTTATACCGGGCAAGGTAAATCGCATCCCGGACTGTACCGTCGTGCACTTTTCGTGACCAATGAAGAATTGCATTGGGTGCGGCCGGATTTATCCTTGAAAGTAGACGAAACCATGCCCGTAAAAGCGCGAATTCGATACCGACAAACGCTGGAACCAGCAACGTTACATAAGGTAGATTCAGGATTGTATGTCGATTTCGAGCAGATGCAGTCGGCCATTATGGAAGGGCAGTTCGTTGCCTGGTATATCGATGATGAACTCATTGGCTCAGGTGTGATTTCTTAA
- a CDS encoding NAD(P)H-dependent flavin oxidoreductase, which translates to MKNKITQLFGIEYPLIQAGMVWASGWRLASAVSNAGGLGLLGAGSMYPDVLREHILKCQQATRKPFGVNVPMLYPDIDKLMEIIVTLGVKIVFTSAGNPKTWTAHLKENGITVVHVVSSVKFASKAQEAGVDAVVAEGFEAGGHNGRDETTSLVLIPAVTEKITIPIIAAGGIATGRAMLAAMVLGADGVQVGSRFVASNEASSHERFKEKVVAAQEGDTQLTLKELAPVRLIKNKFYGDIQEAYEKGASVADLKEVLGRARAKRGMFEGDMDEGELEIGQVSALIHDIKPAAEIVAEMMQEYEAAKKELLNF; encoded by the coding sequence ATGAAAAATAAAATCACCCAACTTTTCGGTATTGAATACCCCTTAATACAGGCAGGTATGGTTTGGGCAAGCGGTTGGCGGTTGGCTTCTGCGGTGTCCAACGCCGGGGGACTCGGCCTTCTTGGAGCAGGGAGTATGTATCCCGATGTGTTGCGGGAGCATATTCTGAAATGCCAACAAGCGACACGAAAACCTTTCGGCGTCAATGTTCCGATGCTGTATCCGGATATCGATAAGTTGATGGAAATTATTGTTACGTTAGGTGTTAAAATCGTTTTTACCTCCGCAGGAAATCCAAAGACATGGACGGCCCATTTGAAGGAGAACGGAATAACCGTCGTGCATGTGGTCAGCAGCGTAAAGTTTGCCTCAAAGGCCCAAGAAGCGGGTGTAGACGCAGTCGTTGCCGAAGGTTTTGAAGCGGGCGGTCATAATGGTAGGGATGAGACGACCAGTTTGGTCTTGATTCCTGCGGTAACGGAAAAAATCACGATTCCCATTATTGCTGCGGGGGGTATTGCGACGGGCCGCGCCATGCTTGCCGCAATGGTTTTGGGTGCCGATGGTGTTCAGGTAGGAAGCCGTTTTGTGGCCAGTAATGAAGCTTCTTCCCATGAACGGTTCAAAGAAAAGGTCGTTGCTGCCCAAGAAGGGGATACCCAATTGACCTTAAAAGAGTTGGCTCCGGTTCGATTGATAAAAAACAAGTTCTATGGGGATATTCAAGAGGCCTATGAAAAGGGGGCGTCGGTAGCTGATTTAAAGGAGGTTTTGGGGCGTGCTCGGGCCAAACGCGGTATGTTCGAAGGGGATATGGACGAAGGGGAATTGGAAATCGGACAGGTTTCCGCCCTAATTCACGACATCAAGCCCGCAGCCGAAATCGTTGCGGAAATGATGCAGGAATATGAGGCCGCAAAAAAAGAACTTTTGAACTTTTAA